The genomic stretch GATTCTAGAAGGTAGACAATCTTTCTCTGTTCATGTTTCTGGTGCAGCTTCCTTTCTGTGTCCCAATCTTCTCCTCACTCTGGGATCAGCATTCATGAACAAACTCCAAGAAGACTTGAGCCACTTCTTTTTATGTTGCTACTCCCCATCCCTTAAGGCCACAGTTATGTGCTTTCTTTGGAGTGGGATAAGAAGGATaacacagagaggaaaaaaatgtgaaaaatattaaaataccctgccgcagaaggaaggaaagcagcagaggaaagaggaagggattcttttctgaaattaaactatccttttcctccttttctgaaTGAACTGGCTATACAGTGAAAGCACAAGGGTTTGTAGCAACCTGCAGGATACATTGATCTTGTTCTTGCTTTCaaggttatttatttacttattttaagggGCGTGACAGAGACTGTAGAAAATGAGAGGGACTTTCATGTGCAGAAGATGGAGCCATGTGTTTGCAATCCTCttctgtagtgtgtgtgtgtgtgtgtgtgtgtgtatgtgtgtgtgtgtgatttttttttagaaagtcattgtgaagaggctgaggcaacaaCCTCACCCAGAAATTGTAGTCACAGAAGAACCATTAACTTCTAAAGGTCTTCATTGCACAGGTCATAGCTCCTGCAGCACCTGAAGTTCACCAAATAGACACTCCACCTTATGTCTTTCACATCAGCACAGTTCTTTAGGCAGCCCATGAAGGTTAACCAGGGAGTACCATCCCCTGTGGAGGGGAGAAAAAACAGATCAGAAAGCCTGGCCATGAAACTTCTGCAAAAAAACTTTTCTCCAGACCACGGCAACATATAGAAGTAACCTTGTGTAGTTCAAAGCTCAgttatttaaatgtaaagaaCTGGAAGCAAGCTGGGGGCTTCCCAAAAGAAATGCAGTGATGGAGCAGTCTCAAAGGATTATCTGGGGTAGGGCAGTAACGAGAGCAGGAATTCAGGGATTGCCAAAGCTGGGTGTTTCTCTTGAGAATCTTAACACTGGTTCAAGTGAGGGTTATAAATGCCAAGAGGTAGTTTAGCACAAAGGgtggaaaaagagaaatcatgATGTCTCATCTTAACCATCCAGGGCAATTCAGCCAGAGTCTACTGATGATACTGGCCCTTCTATTTCCACAGTTTAGAACCATCTGTAAGGAAGCCCAGACAGGCACAAGGACCAAAAGCCCCCTCCCCAACTCAACAACTCACTGTTACCCATTGGGCATAGATTACACCTATTCTCTTACCTTGATTTattctcctctgttttcttcagCCTTCTCAAAATACTAATTCCTTAGCTGTAGGCCCCCACCCTCCTTAGTGACCACCTCCATCTAATTTTCATTACTGTATAAGATGGGGATGATGGAATCAGCCATCCCAGGTGTGAGACTGCCTGTAGTAAAAGTAAAGTAAGGTCTCTCCTTTCCCCTGTGGCTGATACGTCCCTGTAGACTTCCTCTGCCCATTCTTCTTTTCCCCAACCCACAACTTACTTTTGAACATCCTTCCAGCCACGCAGGCCTCTTCTGTTGCTGCTATGCATATTCCTCTTCCTCTAGAGCACTTTTCTCCTGGGAACTGGAGGTGGCACATCCTACACTGAACAATTTCTATCACTTGGCCAGAGAGTGGGAAAGAGAAGTGTGAAAAGATGGCACTACCAGGAAAGAAATCCTCTCCCCTTTTGGGTTAGAAGTCTGCCTAGAGCCAGAGGGCTTTGCCAGAGCCCATCAAGCGTGAACATCTTCCTCTGTGAAAATACACTAAGCCAAGAGAGTGACTGAGGTTTATGGTCTCAGGAATTTTAGCCTGAAAAatgggaggggaaagaaaggtgGAGGAATAAGGAAAAGTGAAACATTATCAAGACTGAGGTGATCAGACAGGTCCTCTTCATACTTACCAGGAAAATTGTTTTTCACGGCAACTATTTCATCGACTGTactggcaagagaaagaaaacacatccGAAATGTGCCTGAGATTTACTCTTGTATTGGGTTCTTATAGTCTGCCTTTCAGGGTCCATCCTGCACTCTTAAACTGGAGCCATTCCAGGCCCTCTCTGTCCCCCTAATGCCTAGTCACCTACTGGGCATCTCTgcatctcttctctccttctaaaTCTCTTCACCTCTTCAGGGCTTCTCAGATTCATCTACCCATTCCTATAGGATGCAGCACAGACCAGAAGGAGAAAGATAAGTGCACATGCTTTTTTGCTTCATTCCGTTCTTTTTAATTGACTCTGTGTGGCACTCTTACCTGTGGGTGCCTGGAATCTGACAATGGGGACAACCTGAAATTCCTGAAGTTGCCACGCTTTAGATTTGGCCAAGCAACACCGGAAAAGCCAGCATTccacttcctccttttccttttccttgcccTTCACTGACACTCACTCCTGACCTTGTCAGTTGATGCTAATGTTATTTTGTCAGACCTAAAATCAGCTCCCATCCCAGTTCCGTCCTGCTAGGAAAGGTTGTTGAGTGTTGGAACTTAAGGTCTatttgtattttggttttttttagccCCTGGTGCTCACCTCACCCCACTCATCTTTTCCTCCTCAGACCTTCCCCTTCTCATACCACTTACCTATTTCTACTCACCTGCATCATTTCTCATTGAAAGTGACCCAGATaatgctgttgaaaaaaaaaagatacactgtCTGCAGACCTCATTTTCCAAACCCCAACTCAAAGCTTCTATGAAAATCCACTCAATTCCTCTGTAATCTGCCTATTTCCCCCCCataaaggaagggagaagagctTTAGTTAAGGTCCTGGGGACGTGACATACCCCTGGTAGAAGGCATAACATTAGAGCAGAAGCTCATCATGCTTCGGTTACCACAGGACTCCCATGAGAAGGCCTCTGTCATGGGTGCTCTCACCTGTTCCTAAATTCAGGACTCTTACCAGATGTCAATCCTAGGGACTCACCCCTAAAGCAGCAGAGCAGGATGGGGAGTTCCAGCAAGAGGGACTTGTCCATTTTGGAAAGAGGGAGGGCCAGGCTACAGCACGAAGCTTCAAGAGTGCCTATTTATACACCTGCAAGGTTGGGCTTTCCTGTGAAGGGTTAGGGGTGGGGACTCTGTGGAAGTTCTTGGAAGGCATACGCTGCTCCTAGGGAAATCAATGACTCTGTAATTTCTCTTCCTTGCAACTTGGTGGGGAGAGGAAATGGCCAGGTCAATCCTGAATCTGATTTATTCCAGTTCTACCACTCAGGATTTTTGATGCCAGGTTCTATGGTCTTTTCACTATACTGTACTGTAAGAGAATGCAAGGATAAAGCTGGGCTGGATGGGTAGAATTGAGAGTCATCTACACCAAGACATTCATTAAAGTTGAAAGAATACATAAGTATAAATCATTGGAATGCGGAAAGGCAAAAAGAACGCTGAACACagacttaaaaaatacatacctCTAGGAATAGAGAAGAGAGGGCCCAGAAAGGTTAGGCTCAGAGGCATACAGAGGGTTCCCATGAGGAGAGTAAAGTTTCTCACTGTCAATCATCCTGGAAAGAAGCAGACCCTAGGGTAGAAGATGAAAGCTGAGGAGGGAACTGTTTTCCTTTCTTGGGGCTTTCTGGTGGCTGCGACTTAGACTTTAGTTGGGAGAGAGGGATTTAAGACCACTTCATCTGGAGAGAGGTAAGCTGGTCCTTCTCACTTGATGGCAGGCCAGGGTATTGAACCTGCGGATTCTAAGAGCAGCCATATCTAGTATctcattttaagttttctgttcatttccttcagTTATTGCTATGCATTCAGTACATTGTAATGAATGTTGCAGCTTAGTCTTCATTGTCATTGTAGAGAACTGACGGAAGAGCTTGTGCCCATGCTTAGGGCAAAGCATGTATTGCTAGGAGCATCTTCTCTATATGAGAAGAAGAGCAGCAACTGGAAGGATGCAGGTTGCAACAGGGCACAATGCAGGTCTACAGCCAAGTGGGATGGTGGTCTAAGCAAGTTGTTGGCTGAAGTGGTTGCGGACAGCAAGAGTAATGTACAAAaaagatttttgcatccatgATATTTTGGAGGTTATTGTCACATGCCAAAAGATCAAACTGGCATTTCCATGCACAGACGAAGAGAGTTATATACTAACTCCTGACCTGGCACTGACTACCCTGATGAAGTTTTAGAATAACACCATGAAGCATTAATGTACTATATACACACttgtgcacacatatgcacatgcgtattcacacacacacacacacatacgacAGCATTGATTTTTGTGTTGAGCATATTCACGGACAGaagtcttcctttccttcctctcatttCCCTGAAATTTAGCATCTTCCCTTgcattcctttctcttgccttttgagatctcctctcctttccttccaggAACCCCATAATTATTTGCCTAATGGCACCCATGAGAAAGGAGGAAATGTTCTCTTCCTCTGCCCTGTCGGAAACGTCTCCTTACCTAACTCCACGTCTATAATACTATTATACCACTTCCCCTACAGCAGAAATTTCCTCCTCCCAGCTAATGATTTGTACTGATCCACCTGTATTCCTTGCTTATATTTGAACTCCTCTATCGACTTACCCCTAACATCTCCTCAAATGTATGAATACTCCCTAGTCTTGTGGCCCTAATACCTGATTTTCTTACTGAGCCTCACTCTGCTCCTTTTCTTTGTGACTCTAGTCCTTTTACTTTTTGCCTTAAGGGACCCTCCCACCACGAAATTCTTCTTATGTCATAAATTCCAGACCTGTGGCCAAAAAGTATTCAGCAATCCCTTTTGCCCTATTGTTTTGAACCCTATGGAAGTTTGTAAAGCCCTTTATTCACAATCCCCTCCCTCTAACACAGAGTTCTGGAGATTCGGTTAGTCCAGAAGAGTAAGCCCTGGCTTATACCTCAACTCTGAGAGTGATGAGGTACTTAgttatgtctctgtgtgtgcgaTTAGAAGGTGTTTAGATTATGGCTGAGAACTTTTAGTTTGCATCTCCGATGTTATCctgcaaataaaaaaaatgatgatttttgaATGGAAATTCACCTTccagttattaattttaaaagaaataaatctatgcTTCACAGGGGATACAGCAACACATCCTGAGTTGCATTGGTAACTGAGATGTTTTTATGTAATAATCATTTTGAATATGTTAACTGGGCTAGTGATGAGTACCAGGATTTGAGGAAAGACATCTCAGCTTAGGTGGACCTTACATATGAGGAGGAGGGTAAACCAGATGAACCACAGTTATGGTTCCACTGCAGCACCAGTGTCCAGGCCCCTGGTGTTTCCCTAATACCACAGGACTTATACTAGTAGTGTGCAGAGAGGGGACAGTTCTTCTCTGTCAGGCTTTGAAGGAATGGTCAGATCAGAATAGCCTGTTCCTTTTCCCTCAGGCAAGTGAACAGCATAGCTCTGGGTGACTCAAACTAGATGAAATCAGAGTCATTCTATCCTCTTGAGGGACATGAAAGATGGAGGAAATATTCAGACAATATGGGCAGATCCAAGAAGGAGTTTCTAGGAGCCATTATGACTCTGGGGAGCCTTTCTGTGTATGTTCTTTGCTACCATGAAACTTCACATCTCTTTAGAATTCTGTGAATCTCAGAATCTCTCAATATGTTGACAATTCCCCCGGTAATTTCTTTCCATTGTACTCAGGGTGGGAGAAGATATCCTGGACAGTAAAGTGACCAGGGAGGTAGGTCTGGGATTCAAGATGAAGAAGTaaccaataatttatttattgttcctATTGTAGCTTGCAGATTAAAGTCCtggattttaatattttgtaccAACAAACCTAGCTATCCCCCGGAGATTCTTTTTAAGGGTGACCTCAGCTAAGGAGAAATTAGGGACTCCTCCCCTACTTTGCATGGTAAATTCATAAGTACATGAAGGCCACTCCCGCAGACCTCCCCTCAAACTGCCAGTGCACCCAAGGAGGCACGCAGCTGCCAGTATTGGTGAGTTTACTACGTACTTGTGAAGTGTCTTTCTCCAGACAATAAAAATGGTCTTTCTGTGTTCAGAGAAGCTATCCCTGGCCAGTTTGCCCAAGCAGTTTCTCACCTTGTtatttcctgtgtgtgtgtgtacgtgtgcagAGGTGTGGGACTTTTATATGggtgaaatataattcacataccagaAAAGGCATAggatttaaattaatattttaaaccattttaattcAAATTGTGTAACTACAAACCAGGTCAGAAAGGTGAATGTTGCTCAAACCACGGAAAACTCCCCACACCAAGTGGTCCTCTctaaatacattcttttttcctcatctGGTGGGAAACactattctttcttttatgaattctaaccattgttttcttttgtagttttaccacattttatttttgcctgttttattatttattattttttatttttgagatggagtctcacgctgttgcccaggcaggaatgcagtggcacgatcttggctcactgcaacctccacctcttgggttcaagcaattctcctgcctcagctcccccacTACCCCGCCaacagtagctgagattacaggtgcatgccaccacacccggctaatttttgtatttttagtagagacaggatgtcGCCATGTtagtcgggctggtctcaaactcctgatctcaggtgatccacccacctcggcctcccaaagtgctgggattccaggtatgagacaccacgcctggccacctattttaaatattgatgtaaatggaatcatacagtatgcattCTAGGAATTATTCATGTTTTTGTATAAAGCTTTACTTTTTTGCAATATATTATGGTATTTAGTTATATGAATATTATGGTGGAGAACTTTCCAGTACTGATGGAAAACAGCAGCCCAGAGATTCAAGAAGCCCAAAAAGccctaagcaagaagaacaaaaaaatgcAGCATGATAGTAAAATTTCAGAgag from Nomascus leucogenys isolate Asia chromosome 15, Asia_NLE_v1, whole genome shotgun sequence encodes the following:
- the PATE1 gene encoding prostate and testis expressed protein 1 isoform X1, with the translated sequence MDKSLLLELPILLCCFRALSGSLSMRNDAVDEIVAVKNNFPVIEIVQCRMCHLQFPGEKCSRGRGICIAATEEACVAGRMFKRDGTPWLTFMGCLKNCADVKDIRWSVYLVNFRCCRSYDLCNEDL
- the PATE1 gene encoding prostate and testis expressed protein 1 isoform X2 translates to MDKSLLLELPILLCCFRALSGSLSMRNDAVIEIVQCRMCHLQFPGEKCSRGRGICIAATEEACVAGRMFKRDGTPWLTFMGCLKNCADVKDIRWSVYLVNFRCCRSYDLCNEDL